ACGGATTGTCCCTCTATTCATTTCAATGAGCCATGTGATGCCATAGCCGTGGCATATCTCGGCACgtatttaattgtaattaaaccCTGACTTGGAACTGGGTAGGTGACCTCCTATACGCACCTCCTCAGCTGCCAAAGAGTAATGACTTCTGAACAAGGTATTGGGTAATGCTTACTGCCCCAAACCTTTTGTGACATCATCATTTGAGAATCCCTttgttgtatttctgtttcaCACCTGCCACTTCAAAAGATCTCATTAGCACAAATGGTTACATGCGCATTCGGGGCAGCTATTAACagcatcattatttaaaaaaaaacaaaacaaaacaatgtttctTGCACACTATAACAGACTGCTTGTTCCAGAGCAAATGATTTGAAGTCATGTTTGTGTCCTGCCTCATTTTTTCtgttcttatttttagctatttcaTGTGAATCGGTCACGGccacattcttctgggggttttgtgtggagtttttttttttttttttttttttttttttttttttttttttttttttttttttttttttttttgcatttttccacaatttttgtaattctgtttttaaatcgGAACTTAACTGTAATATCTTTTGATCTCGCAAACCAGCCTCTCTTCCTGATTGGAATCTCGTTctaaatcttgcaagtggagtgagtctccaatagaaatgtaggaatgggCTGACACTCAGCAATTGGGGTGtgttttaaagtattcagaacgactCAATGATAAAgcacaagtcaggaaggaggggtattgtccagctgcactggggcaggtacttttttcttttttttttttttttttttaatggggaaaGGGctggtcaatgtgaattgagtaaccatttccactgtttccCAGTGTTTATTGACAATACACTAAAATTattctgtggtccagtggttgaagtccagggcttgtaaccagaaggtcactggttcaagtcccacctctgccactgactgactcactgtgtgaccctgggcaagttgcttcacctccctgtgctctgtcctgtggatgagatgttaaatcagtgtcctattggaagtgactctgcatataatgcacagttcacagcctgcctctgtaaagtgctttctgatggtgatccactatgaaaggtgctataaagatattattattattattactataagcAGACAATAAGGAATTACATTTCACTGTACACAGGACATGGTTTGAGACCTTGTAGCTTTAAAATAACTCATGCTCAGTATGCATCTGTCTAACTGTGAAAGGAAGGATCGTTCTCTCATGAAGCGTTACCAATAAAAAGCAAAGATTGTGCTAGGATCAATCATGTTTACAGCAAGAGATAAGGCAAGGCTTACAGGAGATAAGAAATGACTTCACGCGTGCCTTGCTCAAAAAGTAATGGTCTAAAActagaattgatttatttttatctgttttgCAAATTGAGGATGAAAGCTTTCTTATGACCGAGCCCAAAGCATCAGGTCAAGTAATCATAAAATCGTCCACAAATTGTGTTGTCTTCAGAGATGAAGGAAATCCGGTACTGAACTCCTTATCGGTCCCCTACCAGTCCCAAAGTATGAATAAAGAATCAGAATGGCACAGTGGAATAaccaggattttgttttgggggggggattttaCACACTGCCTTTTAGTTTTGACCTCTGTCTGTGTTGATACTATCTGCTGAGCAGTCACATGCTCACTTCAGCTTTCCAGAATTACTTGCTGGGATCCCCGCAGGGAACCCTTTTCCAAATTGAGTTTAAGCCCTAACAATTTAGCACATTTTATAAGGAGGTCTGTGTTGAATGTACTTCCAGTTGTGAACACGCTCTACAGACCAGGCCCCTGCTACACCGTGACAGATGGCTGTAAAGCGTGTTCCTTGTGATGTCTGCATTACGACTAATGGAGAGCTACAGTAGATTTTCTAACATCCTGTCCACAGTAAAGTTATTCAGAGTGCTATTTGTGTCTTTTGTCTGGGGGGAGGGATccaaccagccagccagccaatAGGAAAGATTATAAATGTTTTTCCCTACATTGACTGCTGTATTccgtggtaaatgcatagtgaaataaaacatggaaaactGCATTTTGAAAGCAGGTTAAAATATAAGAGGCCCTTTTAAGACAGAGCTGTCTTCCCTTCAGATCtgattgtaacatttttttttttttttttttttggagagaagACTGAAGGAAAAGCATCCAGTCATGTCTGGGCTGGATGGGATGTTGTGTGTGGAAGGTTACAGCAGATTGGCTGCCTCAGCGTGTCTGAGCTGTCACTGGTCCTGATGCTTAGCAGAAACCATTAAAACTGAGTGCTCAGCCTGGCAGTGTGGAAGAGCATCAAGTGAGGAACTGCTGAGCAGCTCGGAGGAGAGACCAGAGTCCAGCACAGAACCTGTCAGACCTGTCAACTAGCCAGGTACAgcagcttgctttctttctttctttctttctttctttctttctttctttctttctttctttctattcctCAATGTATTTCTTAATgcgattatttttgtttttattttttaaagcagcaatgtaaaatataaaattagtgatctaatataagatcagtaatgaaaaaaagtttttagttaGAGATATAtctttaaagtgtatttttaaagccCTCCCACCCCTCCTTTTTTTATTGAACTAGAACCAAATAACTAAATGCGTTGAATTATGtttaatgttgtaaaaataaCCCAGATTTAAGCTTTTCAAAAATACATGGTGTGTAAATACATTACTGTGCATAGTGTGTTAACATGAATACATGTACACTCTGACTGatggaatataaaaaaacaatgaatcaaGTGACTATTTCCTGGTGGCGTTTTCAAGTGATCTTTTCATTCAGCttaataaatgaagaaataaatacctaaataaataaatatcagccTTAGACTAATCtcacattattacattatataatacTACTTAATTCAGCAATTCAAGTAAagcaaaatgtaatgttattCAAGTCGTACTGATAGTATCAATACAGGAGGGAAAAATAATGCAATGTGACCAAATATCCTACGTCTCGATTTCTTCTGgtgtattgtataataatatttattaacttAATGGTTAGGtactactatctatctatctatctagcgtTGTGCAGGCTGGGAGCAGGTGGAGAGCATGAATAGCTAGGTTCTCTTTTTGCTCTTTTCAATGTGCTGAAAATAAATGGGGGACTTAGTACACCTTTCTCAGTGCAGAGAGGAATTGGGCAGAGCTGTCCTTTATCATGAATGTTAAATTACTTATTAACGTAACCCTAAGTGAACAaattaagaaatgtgtttgttcaGGTTTGTTCATTCCAGACTGAGTCACTCCACGTCCCTGTAAATTGATTGTGACCAAATGGGGTAGGAAGGCTGTGTGTCTTGGTAATCCAATGTTATGATAACCTGCCAGTATCCTTTACACAAGTCCGAGGTGGTAATGAACTTGGCTTTCCCAATCATCTCGTCAATGCGGGGCATCGGACAGGGGTCAGATTTTGACATTGCACTTACGTATTAAGTACTGTCAATTTCCACACTAACAAGCTAAAAACAGGCTCATCTGTCCTTTCTTGATGGTTCTCATCTCATAGCAATCAAGCCAAACCAATTTCTTCTTGTTTCTTGCAGAGGAATTGGAAACCAAACGAGCAGGGATGGAAGCCTACCTGGGAGAAAACGGCAACAGGAGTCTTGCTAGCATGGACGCCGTGATTGGCCCACGCAACTACAGTGACCCGTCCGGCATGTTCTCCGGTCTCCAGCTTCTCCTGCGCTTCAAGCTGCTCTTCATCCCACTCTACTGCCTCCTGGTGGCCGTGGCCTGCATAGGCAATGTCTTCTTGTTGGCCTGCATCGTGACCGATAAAAAGCTACACAACGCCACCAACTTCTTCATCGGGAACCTGTCTGCTGCTGACCTGCTCATGTGCCTGTGTTGTGTGCCTTTCACCGTGTCCTATGGCTTTGAGGCTCGTGGCTGGCTCTTTGGCCGGTTTATGTGCCACTTTGTCGTACTCATGCAGGCCGCCACCGTCTATGTGTCAGTATTGTCCTTGACCGCCATCGCGGTGGACCGCTACGTGGTGGTGGCGTACCCCATTCGTCGTCGGATCACACTCAAGTGTTGTGGGATGGTTGTGTTGGGCATCTGGGTGCTTTCCATAGTTCTGGCTGCTCCTACGTCGGTTCACACCAGCTACCTGGATCTGCACCAGATTGGCCacgacctgtgtgtgtgtgaggagttCTGGATAGGCTCGGAAAAGCTAAGGCTGCTCTACTCTTGTCTGATGCTTCTCATGTCCTACATGATCCCCCTGCTCTCCGTCACTGTATCTTACTGCGCCATCACGGTTCATCTGAAGCACCGCTGCCTACCAGGAGCTGTGGAGCAGAACCGGGCCAAATGGAACAAGAAGAAACGCAAGACTTTCAGGCTCCTGGTCACTTCTGTTCTGGCCTTCGCCCTCTGCTGGCTCCCTCTGCAGGTAATTCATTTGTAATTTCAAAAACTCATTCAGTGATGTGCCGGGTGAGTCCTACAGCACAGAGTTGTGTCCTGGCTGGGTGGAGTCgtcggtcttcgctgggga
This is a stretch of genomic DNA from Polyodon spathula isolate WHYD16114869_AA chromosome 40, ASM1765450v1, whole genome shotgun sequence. It encodes these proteins:
- the LOC121304943 gene encoding prolactin-releasing peptide receptor-like — translated: MEAYLGENGNRSLASMDAVIGPRNYSDPSGMFSGLQLLLRFKLLFIPLYCLLVAVACIGNVFLLACIVTDKKLHNATNFFIGNLSAADLLMCLCCVPFTVSYGFEARGWLFGRFMCHFVVLMQAATVYVSVLSLTAIAVDRYVVVAYPIRRRITLKCCGMVVLGIWVLSIVLAAPTSVHTSYLDLHQIGHDLCVCEEFWIGSEKLRLLYSCLMLLMSYMIPLLSVTVSYCAITVHLKHRCLPGAVEQNRAKWNKKKRKTFRLLVTSVLAFALCWLPLQVLNLIRDLDVDFSIINKHYINVIQFSCHLVAMSSSCYNPFIYASLHHKFRVHLQGYLRPRKRRQSSLLSLRASRYNNNNTTCLSLVSEHPPRDGRVLPSGMANAV